One window from the genome of Verrucomicrobiota bacterium encodes:
- a CDS encoding glycoside hydrolase family 5 protein yields the protein MNHPRLFTRLWVLLLLLSGPKVVLAQNYLHTSGATIVDSQGTPVRLTGVSWFGLETSNYCPHGLWARSMDSMLDQIKSLGYNMIRVPYCNQLFDPGSTPNGIDYNLNPDLQGLTGLQILDKLVAGAGQRGLKIVLDRHRPDSGSQSALWYTSQYPEARWIADWQMLAARYLGNDTVVGCDLHNEPHGDADWGSGNLATDWRLAAERAGNAILSVNPNLLIIVEGIEHVGNDYYWWGGNLSLAGQDPVQLAVPNQLVYSPHDYCASVYNQPWFSDPSYPSNLPAVWDAHWGYLAKNNVAPIWIGEFGTMDQTTSDQQWFRTLANYIQGNGLSFAFWCWNPDSGDTGGILQNDWQTVNQDKQSVLQPLLAPLIGSKPAATPTPTPTPTLTPTPTPTPGPSPTLTPVPTPTATPVPTPLPSPTVTPTPAPTPAQGGMDVSGSVTDSSSAWWGEDDVNIVCQQQTTTLTVTVTIQKTPGVSFSGQFVNAGNFTSHYLDNGSAVVFSYQLNSGAVLNPGTTLLIGSQYSGNGTPHSSSGDTFSVSATVAGVTQVVQGHF from the coding sequence ATGAATCATCCTCGTTTATTCACTCGTCTATGGGTGTTGCTGTTACTCCTCTCAGGACCAAAGGTTGTGCTCGCCCAGAACTACCTCCACACCAGCGGGGCGACGATCGTCGACTCGCAAGGCACGCCGGTCCGGCTGACTGGCGTCAGCTGGTTCGGCCTCGAGACCAGTAATTACTGTCCGCACGGCCTCTGGGCACGCTCCATGGACTCGATGCTGGACCAGATAAAAAGTCTGGGCTACAACATGATCCGGGTTCCGTACTGCAACCAGCTGTTTGACCCCGGGAGTACCCCCAACGGCATCGATTACAATTTGAACCCTGACCTTCAAGGGCTCACCGGCCTGCAGATTCTGGACAAACTGGTCGCCGGCGCCGGGCAGCGCGGATTGAAGATCGTCCTGGATCGACACCGGCCTGATTCCGGTTCGCAGTCCGCCTTGTGGTACACGAGCCAATACCCGGAGGCCCGGTGGATTGCAGACTGGCAGATGCTTGCTGCGCGTTACCTGGGCAACGATACCGTGGTGGGCTGCGACCTTCACAATGAACCGCACGGCGACGCGGACTGGGGATCGGGGAACCTCGCCACGGACTGGCGGTTGGCGGCTGAGCGGGCGGGCAACGCCATTCTGTCGGTCAATCCGAACCTGCTGATCATCGTCGAGGGCATCGAGCACGTCGGCAATGATTACTACTGGTGGGGCGGAAACCTTAGCTTGGCCGGCCAGGACCCGGTCCAGTTAGCGGTGCCGAATCAGCTGGTCTATTCACCGCACGATTATTGCGCGTCTGTGTACAATCAGCCGTGGTTCAGTGATCCTTCTTACCCGAGCAACCTGCCCGCCGTATGGGACGCGCATTGGGGGTACCTCGCCAAAAACAACGTTGCGCCCATCTGGATCGGCGAATTCGGCACCATGGATCAGACGACCTCCGATCAACAGTGGTTCAGGACGCTCGCGAACTACATCCAGGGCAACGGGTTGAGCTTTGCTTTCTGGTGCTGGAACCCGGATTCAGGCGACACCGGCGGTATCCTTCAGAATGATTGGCAGACCGTTAACCAGGACAAACAGTCGGTTCTGCAACCCTTGCTTGCACCGCTGATTGGAAGCAAACCCGCGGCTACGCCGACACCTACACCTACACCTACACTTACTCCGACACCGACACCGACACCTGGACCCAGCCCGACGCTTACGCCGGTGCCGACACCAACCGCGACGCCTGTCCCGACACCACTTCCAAGCCCGACGGTTACACCGACGCCTGCCCCAACGCCGGCTCAAGGGGGGATGGACGTTTCCGGTTCGGTCACAGACAGCAGCAGTGCGTGGTGGGGTGAGGATGACGTCAATATCGTCTGTCAACAGCAGACCACGACCCTTACCGTCACGGTCACGATCCAGAAAACGCCCGGGGTCTCGTTTTCCGGCCAGTTCGTCAACGCCGGAAACTTTACCTCCCATTACCTGGACAACGGCTCAGCGGTGGTTTTCAGTTACCAACTCAATTCCGGTGCGGTCCTTAACCCGGGAACAACCTTGCTGATCGGTTCGCAATACAGCGGAAACGGTACCCCTCATTCGTCATCCGGCGACACGTTCAGCGTTTCCGCCACGGTGGCGGGGGTGACGCAGGTGGTGCAAGGGCACTTTTAG
- a CDS encoding glycosyltransferase family 39 protein: MADPAVIPASRNALVTDAGLKVLIAGLLAYWGACALLLPITTSDSHVYNLARLLITERAGFWQSAAWNSVRQVIFPWTFDAVHYLFLKLGWGTALPSFLEFVALLAIVYQLVAPRFGSQAALWSVLTPFSMPTIMLQATTSKNDIAVVFGVGCWLLAMVRYQRSLHWIYLFTAALSLAFLSGAKSSGLPILIVLVLVTAWQLRKRRRSFLVFAVYLAPLLLVFGSMETYYLTWRTYGRLPGPEQFVRDSVNQDGIRGGAANFVRYCATNLSAGIDGVDCRSGLAGFLEGQCRSLLAGLHLQNAGYRRDLNDGNLLFLKNGFDSGSDYGLVGCLLMIGSAWTVLRPKANRLAWGLSVCGWLAFGLTCMSLCWTPWNVRFLCLSFMLFGVSQTILTFSGHPAQPFWKPALLGMLILWSAFCLPLQCGQRHPIELWNSVAAREQVMFRQRLEVRPAYQEVLRLRAGSAAPWLLVAGENAWTLPFLMHSELPWHLTPRWDQAAAALHGAPTDGEVYALVLNTALPTDLPFELVKSFPLSTYIIRLKSPGG, encoded by the coding sequence ATGGCTGATCCTGCAGTGATTCCGGCTTCGAGAAACGCGCTGGTAACCGACGCCGGTTTGAAGGTCCTGATTGCCGGCCTGCTTGCGTACTGGGGAGCCTGCGCGCTGCTCTTGCCCATCACAACCTCCGATTCACACGTTTACAACCTGGCCCGTTTGCTCATCACGGAACGTGCGGGCTTCTGGCAGAGCGCGGCGTGGAACTCCGTTCGGCAGGTTATCTTCCCGTGGACCTTTGACGCGGTTCACTACCTTTTTTTGAAGCTGGGCTGGGGAACGGCGTTGCCTAGCTTCCTGGAGTTTGTCGCGTTGCTGGCGATCGTTTACCAGTTAGTTGCACCCCGTTTCGGTTCGCAGGCCGCCCTATGGTCGGTTCTAACCCCCTTCTCAATGCCTACCATCATGCTGCAGGCGACCACGAGCAAGAATGACATCGCCGTGGTCTTTGGGGTTGGATGCTGGCTGTTGGCGATGGTTCGATACCAGCGGAGTTTGCATTGGATCTACCTGTTTACCGCCGCGCTGAGCCTCGCGTTTCTTAGCGGGGCCAAATCTTCCGGCCTTCCAATTCTGATTGTGCTCGTCCTGGTGACCGCATGGCAACTGCGGAAACGCCGCAGAAGTTTCCTGGTTTTTGCGGTCTACCTCGCGCCGTTGCTGCTGGTGTTCGGAAGCATGGAAACGTATTACCTGACTTGGCGAACGTACGGGCGTTTGCCGGGCCCCGAGCAGTTCGTCCGGGATTCAGTGAACCAAGACGGCATCCGGGGTGGCGCGGCGAACTTTGTGCGGTATTGTGCCACGAACCTGTCGGCCGGAATCGATGGCGTGGACTGCCGCTCGGGCTTGGCCGGGTTTCTGGAAGGGCAGTGTCGGTCCCTCCTGGCCGGCCTGCACCTGCAAAACGCCGGCTACCGGCGCGATCTCAACGATGGAAACCTATTGTTCTTGAAGAACGGGTTTGACTCCGGATCGGATTACGGACTGGTTGGCTGCCTCCTGATGATCGGCAGCGCGTGGACTGTGTTGCGACCAAAGGCAAACCGCCTTGCCTGGGGGTTGAGCGTATGCGGTTGGCTGGCTTTCGGTCTGACCTGCATGAGCCTGTGCTGGACGCCCTGGAACGTACGTTTCCTCTGCTTAAGCTTCATGCTTTTCGGGGTGAGCCAAACGATTTTGACGTTCAGCGGGCACCCGGCGCAACCGTTCTGGAAACCGGCCCTCCTGGGAATGCTCATACTTTGGTCGGCGTTCTGTTTGCCGCTGCAATGCGGTCAACGTCATCCCATCGAACTCTGGAACTCCGTTGCGGCGCGCGAGCAGGTGATGTTCCGGCAAAGGCTTGAAGTTCGGCCCGCCTACCAGGAGGTGCTCCGCTTGCGGGCCGGCAGCGCGGCACCCTGGCTTCTGGTCGCCGGTGAAAATGCATGGACGCTGCCGTTCCTGATGCATTCCGAGCTTCCATGGCACCTCACTCCGCGGTGGGATCAGGCCGCCGCCGCCTTGCACGGCGCGCCTACAGATGGCGAAGTATACGCACTCGTCCTGAATACCGCGCTGCCAACCGATCTACCTTTCGAGCTGGTGAAATCCTTTCCGTTGTCGACTTACATTATCCGCCTGAAGTCACCTGGAGGTTAG